The Niastella koreensis GR20-10 genome includes a window with the following:
- a CDS encoding Gfo/Idh/MocA family oxidoreductase: MSFSRRNFLKNTTAAAGGLLLPALSGYASENALHNAVIDSANKSKNRKQVFNMCGYAAPKIPVVRIGYVGIGGRGSWAVNRMTNIKNVEIKALCDVREAAVKSNQQTLKQAGWPAAKEYYGDDYAWKKLCEQDDIDLVYIATPWEWHVPIAMYAMEHGKHVAVEVPGARTLEECWQLVETSERTKKHCMQLENCCYDFFETLTISMAQKGVFGELVHGEGAYIHALLDGLFGAPPKNAGDYAGEGAWRWKENQKSGNLYPTHGLGPVAQAMNINRGDKMEYLTSMSSNDFMMEALAEKLAAGDPYYKRYTGKQYRGNMNTSVIKTNKGKTIMVQHDISSPRPYSRIHAISGTKGFVQKFPEPARISLGHEPVSDAKMKQLEEQYTPELIRHVEQAAKKIGGHGGMDFIMDWRMIDCLRNGLPLDMDVYDLASWCAVTPLSVWSVAHRSNSIDMPDFTGGSWKTNKPVDLTLRGGGDTEIVKQ, translated from the coding sequence CTAAGCGGATATGCTTCTGAGAATGCATTGCATAATGCCGTAATAGACTCAGCCAATAAATCAAAGAACAGGAAACAGGTATTCAATATGTGCGGCTATGCGGCACCTAAGATACCGGTAGTGCGCATTGGATATGTTGGCATTGGCGGCAGAGGAAGTTGGGCGGTGAACCGCATGACCAATATTAAGAATGTTGAAATAAAAGCCTTGTGCGATGTGCGTGAAGCGGCGGTTAAAAGCAACCAGCAAACATTGAAACAGGCAGGCTGGCCTGCTGCTAAAGAGTATTATGGCGATGACTATGCCTGGAAGAAATTGTGTGAGCAGGATGATATCGACCTGGTGTATATAGCTACGCCCTGGGAATGGCATGTGCCCATAGCGATGTATGCCATGGAACATGGAAAGCATGTGGCGGTTGAGGTGCCCGGCGCCCGCACACTGGAAGAATGCTGGCAACTGGTTGAAACATCGGAGCGTACCAAAAAACATTGCATGCAACTCGAAAATTGCTGCTATGATTTTTTTGAGACCCTTACCATCAGTATGGCGCAAAAGGGTGTGTTCGGAGAACTGGTACATGGTGAAGGCGCGTATATACATGCATTGCTGGATGGCTTGTTTGGCGCACCGCCGAAAAATGCCGGTGATTATGCCGGCGAGGGCGCGTGGCGCTGGAAAGAGAACCAGAAGAGCGGCAACCTGTATCCCACCCATGGGTTAGGACCCGTAGCGCAGGCCATGAACATTAACCGGGGCGATAAAATGGAGTACCTGACCTCTATGTCGTCGAACGATTTTATGATGGAGGCGCTTGCTGAAAAACTGGCGGCTGGTGATCCCTATTATAAACGGTACACCGGCAAACAGTACCGGGGTAATATGAATACATCCGTTATTAAAACCAATAAAGGAAAAACCATCATGGTGCAGCACGATATATCGTCGCCCCGCCCTTACAGCCGTATTCATGCAATAAGCGGCACCAAAGGGTTTGTGCAGAAGTTCCCCGAACCCGCCAGGATATCATTGGGACACGAGCCGGTTTCCGATGCAAAAATGAAACAACTCGAAGAACAATACACGCCCGAGCTGATCCGCCATGTGGAGCAGGCGGCCAAAAAGATCGGCGGTCACGGCGGTATGGACTTTATTATGGACTGGCGTATGATCGATTGTTTGCGAAACGGGTTGCCGTTAGATATGGATGTATATGATCTGGCTAGCTGGTGTGCGGTCACTCCGCTCAGTGTATGGTCGGTGGCGCATCGTTCCAATTCTATCGATATGCCTGATTTCACCGGCGGCTCATGGAAAACGAATAAACCAGTTGATCTTACCCTGAGAGGCGGTGGCGACACGGAGATAGTGAAGCAGTAA